GCGAGAGGGCGTCGGCGGCGGAACGCAGCGCGGCGTCCACCTCGCGGCGGCTGTAACCAAGGACCTCGCGCTTGAAGTGCTGCGATTCGATGTCGAGCGGCGTCAGCGGCATGAAGATCGTCTCCCGAAGGCCGCGCCGGGAGGACGCGGCTAGCGCGAAGATACCCTTCCCCTCGTTCATTTGGTAGCCCGCAGCGCCGCGGCGGCCCGCCCGGATTCGGCCGAAAGGCCCGCGATTGCGCGCCGGCGGCGAAGCCGGCCGCGGACAGTCGGGGCTAGAATGCGCGCCATGCCCACGTCCCCCCGCTTGGTGGTCGGCGGCGCGCGCCGCGCGTTCGGCGCGCGGACGGCTCTCGACGGCGTCGATCTCGCCTTGGCGCCGGGGGAGATCTACGCCCTGCTCGGCCGCAACGGCGCGGGGAAGACGACCCTCGTCCGCGCGATCTCCGGACGCGTCCGCCTCGACGAGGGGCGGATCGCGCTCGACGGACGCGACCCCATCGCCTCGCCGGCCGCGCGGCGCGCGCTCGGCCTCGTCCCGCAGGAGATCGCCCTCTACGGCGACCTGACGATCCGCGAGAACCTCGAGATCCTCGGCGCCCTCGCCGGCCTCGGGCGGCGCGCCGCCCGCGCCGCGGCGGAGGAGGCGCTGCGCTGGACCGGGCTCGAGGACCGCGCGGCGAGCCGCGTCGAGACCCTCTCCGGCGGAATGAAGCGGCGGATCAACATCGCCGCCGGCACGCTCCACGTGCCGTCCACGCTGCTGCTCGACGAGCCGACGGTCGGCGTCGATCCGCAGGCGCGGGAGCGGATCCACGAACTGCTGCGCGACCTCAAGCGGCGCGGGATGACGATCCTGCTCACGACGCACGACCTCGAGCAGGCCGCGGCGCTCGCCGACCGGATCGGCATCCTCGACGAAGGACGGCTCAAGGCCGAGGGCACGCTGGCCGAGCTGATCGCGCGGACCTTCGGCGCGGAGCGGGAACTGCGCCTGACGCTCGCCGCGCCCCCCGACGAGGCGGGGCGCGCCGCGCTCGCCGCGCTCGGCCTCGCGCCGCGCGACGGCGCCGATCCG
This genomic interval from bacterium contains the following:
- a CDS encoding ABC transporter ATP-binding protein — its product is MPTSPRLVVGGARRAFGARTALDGVDLALAPGEIYALLGRNGAGKTTLVRAISGRVRLDEGRIALDGRDPIASPAARRALGLVPQEIALYGDLTIRENLEILGALAGLGRRAARAAAEEALRWTGLEDRAASRVETLSGGMKRRINIAAGTLHVPSTLLLDEPTVGVDPQARERIHELLRDLKRRGMTILLTTHDLEQAAALADRIGILDEGRLKAEGTLAELIARTFGAERELRLTLAAPPDEAGRAALAALGLAPRDGADPRRWAGPIQGGLEALAQIEQTLAAAGLHAVEAALREPDLYGVFFKVTGKELDE
- a CDS encoding DivIVA domain-containing protein, which codes for MPLTPLDIESQHFKREVLGYSRREVDAALRSAADALS